From Aedes albopictus strain Foshan chromosome 1, AalbF5, whole genome shotgun sequence, one genomic window encodes:
- the LOC115256791 gene encoding uncharacterized protein LOC115256791 produces MDFAKLGIKRLSYDNHEAWTIRARQVLTREGLWSYISAEATGEEKTIEWKTNDELALQTIGFLVENAQLRIIKDAGTAREAWTLLSDYYVKDSSIGKVALIKKLSKLELAEGGDMRQHLGEFEELIERIENVGCRMDEDIRRLSS; encoded by the coding sequence ATGGATTTCGCGAAGCTGGGTATCAAACGATTATCGTACGACAACCACGAAGCCTGGACGATTCGAGCTCGTCAGGTTTTGACCCGGGAAGGTTTGTGGAGCTACATATCTGCTGAAGCTACAGGTGAGGAAAAGACGATTGAGTGGAAGACGAACGACGAGTTGGCGCTCCAAACTATCGGATTCCTGGTCGAAAACGCTCAACTAAGGATCATCAAGGATGCCGGTACAGCAAGAGAAGCTTGGACACTGCTGAGCGACTATTATGTGAAGGACTCATCGATTGGAAAGGTTGCGCTGATTAAAAAGTTGTCAAAGCTAGAGCTTGCCGAAGGTGGTGACATGCGGCAACATCTGGGTGAGTTTGAAGAGCTAATCGAGAGAATTGAAAATGTTGGATGTAGGATGGACGAAGACATAAGGCGGCTTTCATCTTAG